Below is a window of Caldicellulosiruptoraceae bacterium PP1 DNA.
TTAAATAAATCAAAAAGATCTTTATATCTATAGGCTAATTTAACCATTAAGTCACTTGGAGGATTTGAAAAACTTGTACTATTATCTGTATATACATTTACATCTAACTCTGTTATATGGATTTCTATACCTGGTATACTTGAAAATAGCTGTATTGTTTTCTCAATTTCAGATATTGAAGGGCTATCTATATTAATATGACATTGCATGCCTATACCATTTATCGGGATACCTTTTTCTTTTAAACTTTTAACCATTTCATATATGAACTGACGTTTTTTAGGGTCTTCAGTATTATAGTCATTATAGAACAGTTTCGCATTGGGATCAGCTTCATGAGCATATATAAAGGCCTTTTCTATGTATTCAGGACCTGCAATGTTAAAATAGTGAGACCTTCTGTAACCATCTGACTGACTCGGATCAATTGCTTCATTTACTACATCCCAAGCATATACTTTACCTTGATACCTTGAAACAACAGTTTCTATATGAGTTTTTAATCTATTGTACAATTCTTCTTTAGAAACATATGTTGTACCATCTGCTTGATAAAAAAACCAATTTGGAACTTGTTGATGCCATACAAGTGTATGTCCTCTTATAACCTTGTTATTTTCCTGAGCAAATCTAACATATTCATCAGCAATAGAAAAATTAAAATTGCCTTCTGTTGTTTGTATTGCATCTTGCTTCATTTCATTTTCTGCAGTTATACTGTTAAAATGTTTTAATACCATTTGTCTTTCAGTAGAATTTGTTAACACCTTATATGGTATAGCCACGCCAATTTTAAAATAATTACTATAACATTCAAATAGTGATGGTATTTCCCATTCTGGAGCAAACAAAACAGCATTTTGGTCGATAATGTTTATATCATCAATATAAAATGAAAGAGTTGTATTTGATGATTCAAAATATAAGGTTAAGTTATTTATAACATTAGCCGTAGAAGAAACAGTAAATGTTCCAGATAATTCCACCCATGTATCAGATGGAACAGATTGGCTATATTTAATTGACGTATAGTTGGTATTTCCTCCATCATATTGATTTTGCATTGTAAGGGTAATTTTTTGTTCAGAACCCGTATTTTGATATACCCAACCTGATATTGTGTATGTCTTGCCTTTTTGTAATATATTTTTCAAATCAATTTGAGCCCCATGCCAGTTTGATGTTCTTCCTTGTACATATAAAGAGTAATTGCCTGTGTGTGAAATAGAGTTATTTAAATTTATTGAAACACCATTTCCTCTTGGTTGCCAGCCTTCTACTGTATTACTTTCAAATGTCGAACTAACTATTAAACCTGGTTTTCCTACCTTATTTGGACCTGCTATTTCAAATTTATCTATATAAAAAGGAAATGATGTATCGCTTTGTGATACTATAAATATAGATAATTTTCTTAATGTTCCTGTGACAGAAAAGTTAAGGTTGCCAAACACGTTTTTCCAATAATTTGGAATTGCTATTGTTTCTGCAATTGTTTGATATCTCTCACCGTTTTCATCTTGAATTAATGCAATAATTTTAAAAGGTTGTGGCTGTGAACTTGTATGGTAAACATATGTAGAAACTTGATAATTTATTCCGCTTGAAAGTTGGTTTGTTTTATCAATTTCACATCCATCCCATACAGATATTCTGTTTTGAATCTTTAATGAAGAAAAGCCTTCATAGGCAACATCATAAACGCTTGAAACAGTAGTAGATTGACCTCTTGCAGTAAATCCGTCGTTGGAAGCGTTTTCAAAATTGTAAGAAACAAAATAATCTAAAGGATTACTATCAGTTGCCTTAACTTGTAATGTAAATAAAATTGGGGAAAATAAGGACAGAATAAAAATAATAGAAATAAAAACACCAAAAAACCTCTTCATAAAAAACACTCCCTAATATTATTTTAATTAAAATTACATAAAAAATAAATATTAGTTTTGGGTTTTTAATAAAAACAAGCCATATTGAGTTTATTAAGAAAATAAGAATATCAACATTAGCCAAACTGAGATGTAAAATTCAAGTTTTTTAAGAGCAGAAAAAATGTTAGGATGGAGAGCGAAAAATAGTATATTAAGTTATAAAATAGATTCCCCCCTTTGCTTTTGAACTAATCCAATTAATACAAGTAAAAATTTACATTTACTAATGGGTTTATAATATAAATATATTAAGAAAATATATTTAAATAAATAATAAATTTCTATTATTTTTAATAAAAAATTAAGCTAAGATAAATAATAACTTTTTAAGTACTAAAAAATAATTAATTAATTCTTATAAATAAAAAAATAGAAACGTTGATATTTTTGAAAATTACATTAATAAATGGTAAAATATTAATTAAATAAGTGTAATAAATATTGACATATTTATATGAACGGTAGTGTTAACTAACATATGAAAAATTAAATTTGAGAGAATTGGGACTAAATATTCTTTAAACTTAGCAAAGGCCATACGCATAGTAAGGATACAAGGACTTACATCTCTTGTACTGGATACACGATAACCTAGGATGGACTTTTTGAGAGCATCCATGATAAACCAGACATAATACTTGATACCTTTTACTTTAATGTAGGTTTCATCGGCAGCAAGGTAGTTAGAGGGTTTGTAGTTGTAATTATCAACGAATGCTTTAACCAAGGCAGCGGCAGTTTTAGCGTATTTGTTGACCATAACATGAGAGATTTTAACACCGTGAATATCCCAGAGTGCCCGGGAAGTAGCACGTGGTTTACATGCATACTATGCATTATTTACTGTTGCATATGCACTTATAGCTACAAAATGTTAAAAAATAATCTAAATATGTTTATTTATGAAATATATTTATTTATAGAAAAATAAAAAGAGAATGCCGGTTTTTCATTTTTAAGAATATAATTAAGAATAAAACAAACATGACATGGTATAAAAAGTAAAAAAATAAAATAAAACGGAGTGGGAAAAATGATTCAAGATTCTAATATTATAAAACCAGATAAATCTTTGGGATGGTTAGCACCTGCAATTTATTAAATAACATTTTTAATTAGCTTATTATTAATGATATTGACTTTTAGTAATGTAGGTCCTCCTAAGAGCATTGTGCTTAGATATTATATTAGGATAATGATAGGCTTTTTAACAGTAATTACTCTTTATTCTTTTGTTATTATAATAATATTTTTTTCTATGAAATACGTTGTTTTAAATGATAGAGTAATATTAAAATGTGGTTGGTATAAAAAAATTATAATGTTTAGTCAGATAGAAAAAGTTGCAATTGAGAATATAAAAGCAAATTTATTAGCAGATTCATATAGCCCTATAAAATTTCCTGGATATGCTTTGGGTAGAGTATATACTTTTGACAAAGGTCTTGTTTATATGTGTGCAACAAGAGTTAATAAAAAAATATTACTTATTTACCTTAAAAATGAAGAAAAAGTTGGTATAACTCCTAAAAACATAGAAGAATTTAAAGAATTCTTGCTTAAAAAAGCTGCAAGCTTTCAGGAGGAAAAATAAAATGCCTTCTATTTACATTGCAGCTTTTATAACCACTATTTTAGCCTCTATATTTTGGATTGGGTTTATTTATTATTTATTTGAAAAGATTAATATGTTTACATTTAATTATAGAATCTTTTTATTTAAATTGAATAAAAAATAATAGATATATTATATAAATAATTCATTGACTTAGGAAATAAATTATAATAAGATTTCCTTGAAAATACTGAACTATTTGATTTTTTTCGGTATCTCACTTTAAAAAAAGGAGGGCTTTTGATGGACACATCTAAAATTGCAGCTCAACTCTATACAGTTCGAAATTTTGCAAGAACAGAAAATGAGGTATATGAAACATTGAAAAAAATAAAAGAGATTGGTTTTAATGCAGTTCAAATCTCTGGTATTGCAAAGGTTGAGCCAAAAAAATTAAAAAACTTTCTTGATGAATTCGCTTTAGAAGTTTGTGCAACACATATTTCATTTGATGTGCTTAAAAATAATATTAATGATGTTATTAATGAACATCATATATTAGAATGCAAGCATATAGCAGTCCCTTCAATGCCAAATGAATATAAAAATAAGGAAGACTATCTCAAATTTGCTGAAGAACTGAATAAGTTAGGTAAAATTCTTTCTGAAAACTCTATTACATTATCATATCACAATCACAGCTTTGAATTAGAAAAATTTGATGGTATAACAGGGCTTGAAATTATTTATGATAACACGGATCCACAATTTGTAAAAGCTGAAATTGACACCTTCTGGATACAACATGGTGGAGCAAGTGTTTCTATGTGGCTTAAAAAACTAATTGATAGAATGGATATAATTCACTTAAAAGATATGGCAATAAAAAATGGCAAACAAGTTATGAGTGAGATTGGGAATGGGAATTTAAATTGGGAAGAAATTCTTTCTATTTGTAAACAAGCTAATATTGAATGGTACATAATTGAACAAGATGATGATTTTGTTGATCCATTTGAAAGCTTAAAAATAAGTTTAAACTACTTAAAAGCATTAAATATATAGAAAGGAAGATACTATGATAATAACAGACAGAAATTCACTAAAGGATATTGTCTACAAAACAATCAATAATACCGAAATTATTGATATTCATACACATCTTTATGCACCAAGTTTTAAAGGCTTATTATTATGGGGAATTGATGAACTATTAACTTATCATTATCTTATTGCAGAAACATTTAGGCATATTAATATGCCATATAATGAGTTTTGGAATCTATCAAAAAGTAAACAAGCTGAGATTGTATGGGATACATTATTTATAAAAAACTCTCCATATAGCGAAGCTTGTGTTGGTGT
It encodes the following:
- a CDS encoding DDE-type integrase/transposase/recombinase, producing the protein MVNKYAKTAAALVKAFVDNYNYKPSNYLAADETYIKVKGIKYYVWFIMDALKKSILGYRVSSTRDVSPCILTMRMAFAKFKEYLVPILSNLIFHMLVNTTVHINMSIFITLI
- a CDS encoding PH domain-containing protein; this translates as MKYVVLNDRVILKCGWYKKIIMFSQIEKVAIENIKANLLADSYSPIKFPGYALGRVYTFDKGLVYMCATRVNKKILLIYLKNEEKVGITPKNIEEFKEFLLKKAASFQEEK
- a CDS encoding sugar phosphate isomerase/epimerase family protein, which gives rise to MDTSKIAAQLYTVRNFARTENEVYETLKKIKEIGFNAVQISGIAKVEPKKLKNFLDEFALEVCATHISFDVLKNNINDVINEHHILECKHIAVPSMPNEYKNKEDYLKFAEELNKLGKILSENSITLSYHNHSFELEKFDGITGLEIIYDNTDPQFVKAEIDTFWIQHGGASVSMWLKKLIDRMDIIHLKDMAIKNGKQVMSEIGNGNLNWEEILSICKQANIEWYIIEQDDDFVDPFESLKISLNYLKALNI